The Chiloscyllium punctatum isolate Juve2018m chromosome 19, sChiPun1.3, whole genome shotgun sequence DNA segment CACTGTCAATAACAAACTGCCCAAATATTGAAAGCATCTACCACATGATATACTCACATGATATCACAGTAATGTTATCTCAAAGAGAGGCCTGCCACTTTTCATCAGCACTGTCATGTCACAATTCCACAAATAATTGTCTACACTACAGTGTTATAATAAGGTTACAAACAGCAAAGCAAGAGTGAAGGCAAGTCTCTTTGCAAGAAAGACCTGAGCTAGTAACCTATCACAAATATTATTATTAGCATTATCTTACTGCATGGACTCTTAATGCATGCATCTCAAGCGGTCTGTACCACTGAAACTGGCTAGATAAGGCATTATAGTCTTTTCCCATTCTATATGTTCTCATGTAGCCTTATTCAGTCagaaggggaaagtgaggactgcagatgctggagatcagagtcgagagtgtggtgctggaaaagcacagcaggtcaggtatcattcgaggagcaggagattgacatttcgggcataagcccttcatcagaatagatttgtacactccagtccaacatcggcatcttcaaatcatccCTCATTACAACTACAttttgattttaaccttactgtgaTGCCTCTTCCAAAGATTTTACTGTACTCAAATTTCATTCCGTGTGCAGGAATCTTCATGGGCGAAAAGGCACCGCACAGTGAAAAGAAGATAATGTAGTTGCTTAATTAAAACCCACAGTTGTACGCTTTGTTTCCCTTCTTGCTCCACTCTTTATCACTCAACAAAAACTTGAGTGTTGGGTACACAGCAGGAGCAGCTCAAACAGTGATCCATGACAGCGTGAAATCCCAAAAATAAAAGTTCGTGAGTGGGGGGGATGGGAGGGAATAGAGTGGGGGGAGCAGAAGAAAGGGGGAAAGAAtgagtgggtggggggaggaagagaggtgagtgAAGGGGGTTTGTGCAAAAGGTGAAAACGCGAAGAATCCTAAGTGCGCGCGAAATCCCGTGACGTCAGCGCCCCATCGCTTCCGGCAGGACGCCTTGTCCCTCCGCCGCTGATGTGAATCATCCGACGCGGAGGGAGAAGTGCGGGTTCGAGCTTTGGGGCGGAGaagcgagagaaaagagaagagaggggaggagaggagcaGGGGCAGGAACAGCGCGGCTGACCCTCGGTTCGACGATGTAGCTGTACGCGGAGACTCAGGGGGAAAAGGACTTGTTGTGTCGGTGGGAAGAGGTGAAGAAAGGGGTCGGTGGAACTCTTTGTCGGGAGGTATGGGCATGCGCAGTCGCCGCGGAACTACTTGGTGCCGTTGGTTTGTGTGGAGCGAGGTGGGCGCCATTTTAATCTGGTGTCGGGAAGGGGCGGACAAGAGTTGGGGAGATTCCTTCCAATCATATACACAGCGcctttttagaaaaaaaaagcaCACACAACTCGCATTTTATTCGGCATCGATCTTTCTGCGGCgtgtgttgtgtctgtgtgtcccctgGCAGGTTGAGCGCGTACGTTGTGCTTCAAAAAAAAATCGCGCCAATCCGCTTCCTTCGTCGTCCTCCGACGTTTGCGATTTTTTTAAATCCGAAAATAACCACTCCGTTTCCTCTACGTTTTATTTGGTTtaaatttctccctctctcaaaccAAACGGTTtttgattccccccccccccacaccgtgACCCCTTCTTTGAGTCTCGCCAACCGTCGGGCTGGAGGGTAACGGGATGCAGAACCACAGCGGCGTGATCCGGGGCCCGGCGGGCAACAACGACTGTCGGATCTACGTCGGCAATCTACCGCCCGACATCCGCACCAAGGACATCGAGGACGTCTTCTACAAGTACGGCAGCATCAGGGACATCGACCTGAAGAACCGCCGCGGCGGCCCGCCGTTTGCCTTCGTAGAGTTCGAAGACCCGAGGTACAGGCAAAGACTGAAGACGggggcagacagacagacagaagcaAGCCTTCCCCACCCCCGCCCGTCGCCCCATCTCAACGTCCTGCACATCcattcttcccccacccccattcttcccccacccccattcttcccccacccccattcttcccccacccccattcttcccccacccccattcttccccacccccattcttcccccacccccattcttccccacccccattcttccccacccccattcttcccccacccccattcttccccacccccattcttcccccacccccattcttcccccacccccattcttcccccacccccaatcttcccccacccccattcttcccccaccccccattcttcccccacccccattcttcccccacccccattcttcccccacccccattcttcccccttcccttccccccacccccctcctctcttccccccccctcctctcttccccccccctcctctcttccccccccctcctctcttccccccccccctcctctcttccccccccctcctctctcttccccccccctcctcctctctcttccccccccccactcctctctcttcccccccccccactcctctctcttcccccccccactcctctctcttccccccccccactcctctctcattccccccccccactcctctctcttcccccccccccactcctctctcttccccccccccccactcctctctcttccccccccccactcctctctcttccccccccccactcctctctcttccccccccccactcctctctcttccccccccccccactcctctctcttccccccccccccactcctctctcttcccccccccactcctctctcttcccccccccactcctctctcttccccccccccactcctctctcttccccccccccactcctctctcttccccccccccactcctctctcttccccccccccccactcctctctcttcccccccccccccccactcctctctcttctccccccccccccccactcctctctcttctccccccccccactcctctctcttctccccccccccccccactcctctctcttccccccccccactcctctctcttcccccccccccactcctctctcttccccccccccactcctctctcttccccccccccactcctctctcttccccccccccactcctctctcttcccccccccactcctctctcttccccccccccactcctctctcttcccccccccactcctctctcttccccccccccactcctctctcttcccccccccactcctctctcttccccccccccctctctcttccccccccccccactcctctctcttcccccccccactcctctctcttcccccccccactcctctctcttccccccccccccccactcctctctcttcccccccccactcctctctctcccccccccactcctctctcttcccccccccccactcctctccccttctccccccccccactcccccctcccctccccttctccccccccccactcccccccccccactcccccctcctctccccactcccccccccacactcccctccccccccacactccccactccccccccacactccccactcccccccccacactcccccccccctccccctccccacactccccccccctccccctccccacactcccccccctcccccctccccccctccccctccccacactccccccctccccctccccacactcccccccctccccctccccacactcccccccctccccctccccacactcccccccctccccctccccacactccccccccccccctccccacactccccaccctccccctccccacactcccccccctccccctccccacactcccccccctccccctccccacactcccccccccctccccctccccacactcccccccctccccctccccacactcccccccctccccctccccacactcccccccctccccctccccacactcccccccctccccctccccacactcccccccctccccctccccacactccccctccccccccccaactccccctccccccccacaatcCCCCCCCCACAATCCCCCCCCAcaatccccccccacactcctctcttccccccactctcccctcccccacacaacactctttcccccctccccaaaaATTTGGATCCATTTTTAACAATGAAATTGAGAAAGTGGcgattttattttaaatattggATATTTTGTTTGCAGATTTTTTAACTTTTGggaatattttgcttttgttattCAACGGGCATTTGGAGCCTTTTTTTTCTAGTTTTTGGGGCGAGATTGTTCTTGCTGCGACGAAATGTAATTCTCCGTGTGCCCACTTTAACATTGTACcgatctctcccatctcccccaaAATATTTAAAACTACGGACAAGATTGTAAGGTGCAACTATAAATTCTTGGACGGGGGGGGCGGGGAGACGATTGCAGTCTTGTTTGTTTCAGTCCGGTAATTATTTGCCACTTTATTGGGGAAGAGAAAATTCAATCTCGAGTTTTCTTAACGTGTACGTAGTATTCTTGGTTTGGAATCGAACGGTTGCTGAACGAGCAGAAATTGACCTAATTGAAGCATCACGGCTCCCTTGCACCGCAGTTAGATTTCTGTGACGTGAGCTTGTTTTCGAGTGAGTACTTTTCGTATTTATATAAACTGGCTGTTTGTAAATGACGGCAACTGTATCTGATCGCCATTTTACTGCAGAAGGAAAGTACGCCACGCAAGCCCTTTGTTTGGCAGGTTTTTACTGTGACCAGTTTAAACTGGAGGTCGCAGCGACATGTGTTTTTTTTCGGGGACGGGGAATGTTCAAGCTGCAAATCAGTGTAACGGGGACAGTAGGTTCGTATTTGTTGGTGTTTTACTGTGGCTGCCCTGTTCGTGGACTTAACGGCTATATTGTTACAAAATACCTCGGCTTCAAATTTATCGATTTGGTTTCAGTCCGTGTGACAGAGTCGACTTCATGGCGGAACTGTATTTACTATTTTCCATAGCTATGACATTTGTCTCCTCCTCCAACCCCATTTGATTTAAAATTGGATGCCACACGTGGCCCGAAAGACCATGTGGTCTACTAACGTTCTTGTACTTTCAGGGATGCCGAAGATGCTGTATACGGTCGAGATGGTTACGATTACGATGGTTACCGCTTGCGTGTTGAATTTCCACGTAGTGGTCGAGGGACTGGAAGAGGGGGTGGCGGTGGTGGAGGCGGTGGGCAGACACCTCGAGGAAGATACGGCCCCCCGTCGAGGCGCTCTGAATACAGAGTGGTAGTTACAGGTGAGACTTTTGTGATTTGTGATTTTTCATGCTTTCTGAACAATTCTAGAGATCTCATAACACTTCTCGTTTCAGGGCTTCCTCCAAGTGGTAGCTGGCAGGATTTGAAAGATCACATGCGGGAAGCAGGTGATGTATGTTACGCTGATGTTTTCCGTGATGGAACTGGTGTCGTGGAGTTTGTTCGCAAAGAAGATATGGCCTATGCAGTGCGAAAACTGGATAACACAAAATTTCGATCTCACGAGGTATGTGACCTAATTCTGAAAGCTTTACAGATGATGACTAAGAGCCATAACTTAACTATTCATTTGGAGTTTCAGGTAAGACAGTGGTCAAGAAATTGAGAAGAATGGCTCATACAAACTTAGGTTATATTGATGGCTAAAATCTAAAGGGTGGGGAATGTAGTCCAGTTGTTTTAATTGTTTGGGTGAAAATACACTGCTGAACTTGAGTTAAATTTCTTTTTTATTTCTTACTGACAATTTTGGGATTGTAATGTTATATATGGTGAAAGTGTCCAGTTGAATGACCTAAGGACCTTTTCAGCAGAAAAGAAAATAACGAAGTACTAGCCTTATTCACTGGCTTTCCTGAATAATGTTTGAAAGTAGTGAACATTTCTCTTCACGTATTCAATAGGGAGAAACAGCATATATTCGTGTGAAAGTTGATGGTCCAAGAAGTCCAAGCTATGGAAGATCTCGTTCGCGTAGCCGCAGTCGAACCAGAAGCCGTAGCCGAAGTCGCAGCAGAAGCCGTAGTTACTCTCCCAGACGAAGCAGAGGATCTCCCCGCTACTCGCCCCGTCATAGCAGATCACGCTCGCGTAGCTAGATTGTAAATCCATTGATGGAATTCCTTGTAGTGCACCACCGCTTTTTCCCTAAATAGAACGGATTCTTTATTTTTAAATCCACGTTAACTTGTTTTATTCAAGTTTAGAACACAATTTAAATTGATATCCATATAAAGATGGTTGCTTCTCTTCATTGTTAACATTCCCTCATATCATTACTGAAGTC contains these protein-coding regions:
- the srsf1b gene encoding serine/arginine-rich splicing factor 1B, whose product is MQNHSGVIRGPAGNNDCRIYVGNLPPDIRTKDIEDVFYKYGSIRDIDLKNRRGGPPFAFVEFEDPRDAEDAVYGRDGYDYDGYRLRVEFPRSGRGTGRGGGGGGGGGQTPRGRYGPPSRRSEYRVVVTGLPPSGSWQDLKDHMREAGDVCYADVFRDGTGVVEFVRKEDMAYAVRKLDNTKFRSHEGETAYIRVKVDGPRSPSYGRSRSRSRSRTRSRSRSRSRSRSYSPRRSRGSPRYSPRHSRSRSRS